The following DNA comes from Mesorhizobium sp. B2-1-8.
GAAACGGTATGACGACCACGGAAACGCAGGACAGCAAATCTCCCTCCGAGCTGATCGACGGCAGGATCAGGGAATTGGGCGACTGGCGCGGCGAGATGTTGGGCCGGCTGCGCGCGCTGATCCATCAAGCCGATCCCGATGTGGTCGAGACGTGGAAATGGCGCGGCGTGCCGGTGTGGGAGGACGCCGGCATGATCTGCACCGGCGAGACCTACAAGGCCGTCGTCAAGCTGACCTTCGCCAAGGGGGCCGCGCTGCCCGATCCGGCAAGGCTGTTCAACTCCAGCCTCGAAGGCAACACGCGCCGCGCTATCGATTTCCAGAAAGGCGAAGAAGTCAATGAGGAAGCCTTCAAGGCGCTGGTACACGCCGCCGTGGCGCTGAACAAGTCGAAGGCGCGAAGGTAACCGCGTCAACAGTCGCCGTCGGCGCTGCCCCTCACTGTCCTGCCGGACATCTCTCCCCGTAAACGGGGCGAGAGAGGCTGGCTGCAACGCCGGCGCCTTTCTGCAACGCTGACGATTGTCGAAAGCAGTCGCGAAAGCGTTCCTCGCCCCGTTTACGGGGAGAGGATGCCGGCAGGCAGGTGAGGGGCAGCGCCGACGATGGAAATTGCAATCATTTCGTCGCGGCAAGAGGCCAGGCGCG
Coding sequences within:
- a CDS encoding DUF1801 domain-containing protein produces the protein MTTTETQDSKSPSELIDGRIRELGDWRGEMLGRLRALIHQADPDVVETWKWRGVPVWEDAGMICTGETYKAVVKLTFAKGAALPDPARLFNSSLEGNTRRAIDFQKGEEVNEEAFKALVHAAVALNKSKARR